The following nucleotide sequence is from Corylus avellana chromosome ca7, CavTom2PMs-1.0.
GAAGTTGTAATGGGCACTACAGAGACACCGCAGAAAAATGGTCGTCCTCCAATTGTTAAACTGGATATGGGGTTGAAACTGGTAATTGTTCCTTACTTTTGAAATGTGAACAATGAGCAAGTGATGTTCTTAATTGCATTTGTGTTTTTGCTTCTTTGAATTGCATTGAAGTGAATATTCTAATGTGAGACTGATACATATTTCAAGTGACTGCTGGAGGGGACACCGGCCATTTCACTTATTTCATCTGTTTGATGGAAACCTGTATGTTAGAGAATTCTAGGAATATGTTTTCATTAACTCATGCCTAGTATCTTGGGAAAAAAATATCCGAAGAGCTTATGTTAAACACTGAAAAATACTAAGTTTTCATATTCCTAAAATGTCTGGCAAGTGGTAATTTCTTGTCAGGtctccatattttttttaaccggTGTTTTCTCCTGTTTTTTGAAcgaacttataaaaaaaaaatgtaacccTCTTTGTGCTTGGCAATCTACTGATATGCAGGCTGAACAATGGGTTAATAATATGACCAAAGCTGCAGAGGATGAACCAACAGAAGTAGAATCAGAGGCTCGACCTAAGAGGTCAGTCCAACCATCTTTACTGTCTGTTACAGCTATTATTATGACATTGTAACTTGTAAGCCAGTTATCACAACTCTTCACATTTTCCTGTAGGCTTGGACTGGGTGCAAAGGTTTCACGTCGAGCCAAAGTTGGACCTTCAAACAACCCACTTGAAAGGAAACTCCTTGCCAAATTAAAcgttggaaaaagaaaagctacCAAAAGTGCCGAAGTATCCATTCCATTTGGTAGAGATGGAAGTgataatgaagatgaagatgaagatgatttaGAAAGCAGAACTAGAGCGTTTGACAAGAAAAAGATCAGCAGATTCTAAGACTGCATTTTTACGGGCAACTGAAAAAAAGAACTAATTCCCGTTGTGTATCTGGAGTTGTTGAGGTTGCTGTCTGTTTTGTTCTGTGTCATATACTTCTTCTATGGACCTATTGACTCTACAAattaattttatgtaaaatagccaTGAGGAATGTTTTTGCTTTGTgcatatttattaatatatttatgcaAGCTAATGAACTGTAGTTGCATTTCTTCTTAACCTTACCAGCTATTTACAAAAATCTGAAAGTTTCTTATCGGATCATACCAAATGGAAAGTCCCAACTGGCTCTGTAGATGAAGTAAAATCTCTCTGCGTCTGAGAAAGGGTCCGATAAGTTTGGAAGGTTCCAAAGAATTGTGGGATCCTCAGTATTCAGAGAAATTTAGGGCAGTGCTTGAGAATATAGCAAATTAAATGTTATGGGCTTCCTCAATATTTTATGATCAGACAGACCAAGTTTCGAATCTGTTAATTGGCATAATTTCTGAGTAAATTGGTGACACTAGTGTATAACAATCTCCAATATGGATGAGCAACTGGAAATATTCCGGATCTTTAGAATTAACCAAAACCAGCTGgaacaattttttcatatttttcatgtATTAATTTCTACAATCCATCACATGGCACTCTGTTTGTATGGTGAATACAACACTCCTAATGTGAAGTCACTCATATCTCCTCTTAGGCTATAGTAATTAGTTACAATCACAACACTTTGGTAAATACAGCACCAAAACAGGTAAAATAAAGAAACACCCCTCAAAATAAAGATAAGTGAAACAAAAGGAAGAATGATTggaatcaaacaaacaaaagaacacACCCTCGACTACATCAACCCACAAAATTCAACAAGCTCTAAAACGGGAAAACCTCTATTTACTGGGTGAAATGCACACTGACCCAGATTTCACACTTGAAAAATTGCCACAGAAAACAGGCGTTATTTTTATTCTTGCAGGCAGTGCTTGCACTAATGAGGGATCCTCCTTTTGATCATTTTCGCCTAGGAGGAGGGCTCACATGCAGAAGATTGTAAGATATCTACAAGATTTCAGATTTCAGTAGACATGTTAGAAGAAGCCAAGTCAAATCATATGATCAAAGGTCCCTCTCAAATTAGTGAATGTCATCCCTTTCCCTGATAGACAAGAAGCGACTCCTCCCTACCACCTCTACACAAGCTGGGTCAATGTGTGGCATGGACGTAAAGAAGTTGATTGTCTTTTACATGTTGATGCTGCTGCTGTTTTCCAACGGATCAGCCGTATACTCACTTTCTGCACTTCTATGTACACAGCTCAATACTATGTCTTCCATTAAGTCTTCAAGAATGGCTTCACCCATCTCAACGCCAATAGTGTCCGCATCGAAACAAAGATCCATCCATGCTCCCACTCTTGCCAAGTCTTTTCTGACAATTTGGTCTAAAGTGCGAGGCAGAGGAAGAGGAACAAGATGCCAATTCACTCCTCCCCAAACCTCTTGAGTAGCATTTTTCATGTTTGGAACTGGCCTTAGGCTAGGTTTTACGAATGATACCCAAGGGCAGCAACCAAAATGGTGCCGACAAACCTCCACGAGAACCTCGTTAACACAGTCAAAAAGGAGCTTCCGGTCATAGCAGAGCTGGTTGGAGAAGAAGTCTACCTCATCACACAATGATGCATCAAGAAGCTGGTCTGAAGTAAGGCACTTCACACAAAATTCATCCCAGTTCAATCCAGAGGCTTGTAGCACTGCTTTTATATATTCGAATATAAGTTCCTTGTCTTCCGTACAAGTTTTAGCACAGTGAACTTGATTAGCAGCTGAGTCAGGTTCTTCAAATTGAAGCTGCAGTGGTTGCACTGCTAGCTCGACTGAAGAATTGTGAATTAATGGACATTAGCCTATTATCCAGTATGAATTGTGAATAATTTCAAGTCAATAAACTCTCAAAATGAATGCATACCAGATCGGGATATGGACTTTGTAGGGCTGATGTCATCTTCTGTGAATAGTGGCTCAAGAACAGATACAGGACTTGGTCGCTCTGGTATATCAATAGcactttctagattttcaacTTTCTTGTTGAATAAGGAGATGGAGGGGGATGCTGATGGAGAAGATGGCACTTGCTTCTCTTCATGTGATTCCTGTGAAAAGACCAATAATTGTTCGGATAAATGTGATAGACATGGAGGACCAATccaccaaaaagaaaacacatgGAGATGACACAGAAGAACTTTCTGTTATAAGGTGTCTTTTGGCTCAGCTTCTAATAGAttagtaaaattaattttgttattgtCAAATGCATCATAATGTTCCTCTACAAGCTCTTTGGTAAATAACCAAACATTGGTGATAAGCAAACCAGCAGCATGTAAATCATCACCCCTGGCCTTAGCTCCAAACAGAATTCATCATCTCTGAACATATATGTCATTCATATTAAAACAAGTTTCAATCTATTTAACAGAAAACAGAACACCACAAAAGTTACACCACACAAAAACCAGAGAGGTCATCCTCTTGTGTTTGGAATTCAAGATGTCAAGAGTTATCAAGGTTCAGGACTTAAAATCTAAGAGAAAATCTCTGTTGGGAGCATCGGTATGTGAGAGCTGAACAATAACATCTTGACGAGTCTCTACATGAGGTTTAATACAACATGTTGGGATATCACCTTATTAGTACTACATCATGTAGGATTCAACTACCAAACCAACCCTACCACTAACACGTGGATATTCTAACAATCTCAATTGCCAgagttttctcattttcttccttttcagAAATTCTACGcatcttttaatttaatagaaCTAATGCTTTGTTAAGAGATAGAAACAAAGCTGGTATAGGATGACAGTGGCTGTAAGGTTATTGAAAGAGGTAGGTGTACGATGACAATGGATAATTTTAAATGGAAGAGGGGCAACTGATGGTAGCTACTGTGGTATTGGCTGCAATGACAATGAAGGCAGTGATGGTGGCAACTATTGCAGTGTTATGGTGGCAAAAATGGTTGCAGGTGGCTACTGCGTTCTTGTTTAGGACCGTATCAATGACTACGGAAGTTATAGTGCTGGTGGTAAAGATAGTTGTGTTGTTGGAAGCAATGTTGGACATGGCTATAATGGTGGTGTGAGCAGCAGCATGTTAGCAGATAGTGGCTGTGGCAGTGTGTGTGGTGATAGTGGTTGTGGCAGTGTCGGTGGTGATAATTGTCAAATGTAGTGGTCGTGCCACCGGTAGCAGTGTTGAGTTATAGAGCTTGGATTTACAAGTCTGAACTTTTAGTTGGGAACGGTAATCCCCTTGTTTATAAGTATTTTGAGATATTTAGGAATTAGAGTTTACTAACTTTAGACAAAAGAACATTGGATTTAAAAATTCATGCCTACAATTCCCAGGAAAACTATAGGCTTCTATGATATATAACCTGTTTCAAGCTTTCACAATATTCTTTATCATCACAAATTTCGGATGTATCAGCATTTTGATCATCTCTGATAATTGAAGAGCTACTTGGATCAGGAGGAGCATTCAAGACACTAATCTCTTCATGGACTACAATTTCAGTCGCTTTTACAATCTCTACAACACCTGCAGAAATTAATGAAAGACTAATCATCAAAGAATCCAAAAACAAGCttaagaaaatatatcaatgctttttttttgataagtaatgtagtatatatcaaaaaaagcgcaaagcgcctctaagtacacaataaagtatacaaaggaacccaaacaaaacacccagaaaaacccagaaaaaacccaaacaaaccaaTCAAANNNNNNNNNNNNNNNNNNNNNNNNNNNNNNNNNNNNNNNNNNNNNNNNNNNNNNNNNNNNNNNNNNNNNNNNNNNNNNNNNNNNNNNNNNNNNNNNNNNNTTTGGCaatttcttccttcacctgaaCCTGAATCGCCGCTTCCACCGTCTCCACCAACCACGACGAACACCGAATGCTCGCGTAAATATACCCCACGAAACCTTTTCTCCTCTCCTCCAGACGAAGGTTAGGACACCCAACCTTTGCCGAAAGGCAGAAGGTTTTGGCTTCAAAAGAGAAACTGCGTTCCATACGCCGAACCCTAACGCGCAGCACCAGCCGCGCCACCGATCGCagaaaaaactttcaaaaattcaaattttgaaattcatccgagtctagagagagagagagagacattctAGAGAGAGCAATCCAGTTGCTATTTCACTCATGCCCAAGTACTTTAACAGAACACAattattacctatcaaaaaaaaaaaaaaaaaaaacagaacacaaTTAGACCATCGTTGTTGCCTTTAATGGTGTGTGCATAGATTCATCATGGATGATCATATAGAGATAAAGTTGCAGAAGAGTTATTCTGAAATAGTATTGTGTTTCTTTGTGTATCTTAGAAATAGCAAACTAGAACTaacagtttttttaaaaaattgggttaTAGATCCACCCCGAAGGGTGGGTAGCCTTAACCGGATGTGTGGATAACTGGAAAGCCCGAAGGCTGTTCCCGTCCCTGTCAGGGGAGATGCCAACCATCTCTCCTTTCTAAGAAAATATATCAATGCTAATAACGAAAAATTGGACAATTGAGAAAATAATACCATCAGGACTGATTTCATCACTAACGGAAACAAAGGTTCCTTCCACTCCATTATCACGATCATCTGAGATATCCGGATTTGAGTCAAGAGCTTGTACTTTTTTGTCAGGGCAGTCAGAAATGGATGACCGACTCTCTAAGTTTTCTGTTGCCCGACCTAGATGGCTGacattgttttctcttttgggaGACCATGTGTTTGAATTGACCTTCTGAATTTTGCCACAGGCAGAAAACCTCATCTGTGCAGTTACGAATTTGTCCTCCCAGGCCCTTCCGGGACTGGAAATGGGAGACAAGTTGTAGTCAGGAAGAGAGAGAATCCTCCCAAGGGTTTTAGGTACCTGTTTGCTTGAAAAATCTACAACTTCATCCCCGTTGCTCAGCATCTCAGAGAGATGTTTCTTGGCTTCAATGTAGATATTAGAAACCTTTTGATTGGGATAACCATCAGTTTCATGTTCCATTCTTATTTCGGAATCTTTCAGTTTGCCAGTCTTGTCTCCTTTCTTGGCACCAATGGCAGGTCTAACAGTTCTTTCCATATAAAAATGATCCTTACTTGGAGAAATTTTCCCAGTGTCTTCCTTATTAATCCTTTTGTCACTATCTCCCAAACTTTGAAGTTTATGAGGAATATTATTAGAAACAGCAATAGTAGAGATTCCATGCCATTCCTTTCCCATGGCACTTTTcaactttcttttaatttcagCAAGAAAAAAGTGTGCACCAACTCTCTCAGTAGACCCTTTATCTCCAACCATGTAATGAGGTTCTCGTGATGAGCCAATACCATTTTCAGTTTCAGAATTCTGCAAGCCTACCGGTCCAGGCTTCAAAATAACAATTCTATTAGGAGCTTCAGAATTCTCGATTAGCTTCGATGGGTTTCTTTGCTGAGACTTGACCTTTCTCCTGAAGAAGTTACGCTGCTGCTTACGATTGACAAGCTCCTCAGATTGTCTTAAACTACCAAGCGCCACTTCTGGCAAGTTGGATTCTGGAAGAGACTTGGGTTCTTTGGCTTTCTCTACCAGACCATCCTGCAAGTTTAAAACATATTTTGCCAACAGAGAGTTTGGATCTTGTATTAATTTCAGAAACAATTCCTCATCGGAGCTTAAAATCTCACGTGCACCCATCAGTTCTTTGGTGTGGTGgattttcccattttctttgaGATGTTTTGCATTAACAAACTTCTGATTCATAAACTCCTTGATTGCCTCGCTCAATCTCTCAAAATCACAATGTGTCTGGTTTGATTGCACTTGAACTTCATCATCCTGTTCATGCTTCATATAATTTAAACTCTTTTGATGGACCCAGCGGCAGAACTCTTCCATCATTCCATCTATATTGTCTGCTGATTGTTTCT
It contains:
- the LOC132186241 gene encoding uncharacterized protein LOC132186241; this encodes MGTTETPQKNGRPPIVKLDMGLKLAEQWVNNMTKAAEDEPTEVESEARPKRLGLGAKVSRRAKVGPSNNPLERKLLAKLNVGKRKATKSAEVSIPFGRDGSDNEDEDEDDLESRTRAFDKKKISRF
- the LOC132186585 gene encoding uncharacterized protein LOC132186585, giving the protein MAKKSLRRPVRYEKDQSGCMWGLISIFDFRQGRSTRRLLSDRKLGSRHAVGAGHSVNKFEVLSNLDGNHQGTLDGEESTTAIVTTDAGKPSMKKLIEEEMFIEEDLKKENINAEVETKLSKSVHEGYIKTEHKRTKKTRKKSHDMDNHDLSAAKNLDSECSCIQNSEKQSADNIDGMMEEFCRWVHQKSLNYMKHEQDDEVQVQSNQTHCDFERLSEAIKEFMNQKFVNAKHLKENGKIHHTKELMGAREILSSDEELFLKLIQDPNSLLAKYVLNLQDGLVEKAKEPKSLPESNLPEVALGSLRQSEELVNRKQQRNFFRRKVKSQQRNPSKLIENSEAPNRIVILKPGPVGLQNSETENGIGSSREPHYMVGDKGSTERVGAHFFLAEIKRKLKSAMGKEWHGISTIAVSNNIPHKLQSLGDSDKRINKEDTGKISPSKDHFYMERTVRPAIGAKKGDKTGKLKDSEIRMEHETDGYPNQKVSNIYIEAKKHLSEMLSNGDEVVDFSSKQVPKTLGRILSLPDYNLSPISSPGRAWEDKFVTAQMRFSACGKIQKVNSNTWSPKRENNVSHLGRATENLESRSSISDCPDKKVQALDSNPDISDDRDNGVEGTFVSVSDEISPDGVVEIVKATEIVVHEEISVLNAPPDPSSSSIIRDDQNADTSEICDDKEYCESLKQESHEEKQVPSSPSASPSISLFNKKVENLESAIDIPERPSPVSVLEPLFTEDDISPTKSISRSVELAVQPLQLQFEEPDSAANQVHCAKTCTEDKELIFEYIKAVLQASGLNWDEFCVKCLTSDQLLDASLCDEVDFFSNQLCYDRKLLFDCVNEVLVEVCRHHFGCCPWVSFVKPSLRPVPNMKNATQEVWGGVNWHLVPLPLPRTLDQIVRKDLARVGAWMDLCFDADTIGVEMGEAILEDLMEDIVLSCVHRSAESEYTADPLENSSSINM